One genomic segment of Selenomonadales bacterium includes these proteins:
- a CDS encoding MiaB/RimO family radical SAM methylthiotransferase: MRKVGIISLGCVKNLVDAELMLGDLASHELTITPDPEEADIIIVNTCGFIESAQQESVDTILQMAEYKNANCKMLLVSGCLAQRFATELITEIPEIDAIIGTGSWQKIREAIERVDSGEKPVMILDELTNLYTEDMPRVLTTPSYTAYIKVAEGCSNRCAYCVIPSVRGDFRSRPMESIITEAKNLAEQGVREINLIAQDTTNYGTDLYGERRITALLRELVKIEKIEWIRLLYCYPHNFTDDLIELMATEPKICSYV, translated from the coding sequence ATGAGAAAAGTAGGAATTATCAGCTTAGGATGCGTTAAAAATCTCGTCGATGCAGAATTGATGCTCGGCGATCTGGCTTCGCATGAGCTCACGATCACACCCGACCCCGAAGAAGCCGATATTATTATCGTCAACACTTGCGGATTTATCGAATCCGCACAACAAGAGTCGGTAGACACGATCTTGCAGATGGCTGAATATAAAAACGCCAACTGCAAAATGCTCTTGGTCAGCGGTTGTCTTGCACAACGCTTCGCGACCGAATTGATCACAGAGATTCCCGAGATCGATGCCATTATCGGTACGGGTTCGTGGCAGAAGATCCGTGAAGCGATCGAACGTGTAGATAGTGGTGAAAAACCTGTTATGATCTTGGATGAATTGACCAACCTCTATACGGAAGATATGCCGCGCGTACTTACAACACCGTCTTACACGGCATATATCAAAGTCGCAGAAGGATGCAGCAATCGTTGCGCTTATTGTGTTATCCCATCTGTTCGCGGAGATTTCCGCAGTCGTCCTATGGAATCTATCATTACAGAAGCCAAAAACCTGGCTGAGCAAGGTGTTCGCGAGATCAACTTGATCGCACAAGATACAACGAACTATGGTACTGACCTCTACGGAGAACGCCGTATTACAGCCCTTCTTCGCGAACTTGTCAAAATCGAAAAAATCGAATGGATTCGTCTTTTGTATTGCTACCCGCACAACTTCACAGACGATCTGATCGAACTTATGGCAACCGAGCCTAAGATCTGCTCTTATGTT